In Pseudomonas sp. MM213, a genomic segment contains:
- a CDS encoding DUF1615 domain-containing protein, translating to MQANRLITSVAALLVLAGCGTQRTQEAPARTPKEVKAEIVRLLPAKTVDRQGWATDIYAAFAAQNIYPSTQNLCSVLAVTEQESTFQADPPVPGLGKIAREEVDRRAAKAHIPGLLVSGALQIRSSTGKSYSDRLNAARSEKELSAIFDDFIGRVPMGRTLFGGFNPVHTGGPMQVSIDFAEQQARGYPYPVDGSIRHEVFSRRGGMYFGIAHLLGYPVSYKQPLYRFADFNAGWYASRNAAFQNAVSRASGIPLALDGDLVRYDSIMPGTTELAVRTLGKQLGMRNPTIRDQLEKGKSLEFEDSTLYQRVFELAEKAEGRSLPRAVLPGIALQSPKITRKLTTAWFAKRVDERYQRCMALAGK from the coding sequence ATGCAAGCCAATCGATTGATCACGAGCGTCGCGGCGCTGTTGGTGCTGGCCGGTTGCGGGACTCAGCGCACCCAGGAAGCCCCGGCCCGCACACCCAAAGAGGTCAAGGCCGAGATCGTGCGCCTGCTGCCGGCGAAAACCGTTGATCGCCAAGGCTGGGCCACGGACATCTACGCGGCGTTTGCTGCGCAGAACATTTATCCCTCTACGCAAAATCTGTGTTCCGTACTGGCGGTCACCGAGCAGGAGTCGACCTTTCAGGCAGACCCGCCGGTGCCGGGCCTGGGCAAGATCGCCCGAGAGGAAGTCGACCGCCGTGCCGCCAAAGCCCACATCCCCGGCCTGCTGGTGAGCGGTGCGCTGCAAATACGTTCCAGCACCGGCAAAAGCTACAGCGACCGATTGAATGCCGCGCGCAGTGAAAAGGAATTGAGCGCGATCTTCGATGATTTCATCGGCAGGGTGCCCATGGGCCGCACGCTGTTCGGTGGTTTCAATCCGGTGCACACCGGTGGGCCGATGCAGGTCAGCATCGACTTCGCCGAGCAGCAGGCGCGGGGTTATCCGTACCCGGTGGACGGCTCGATTCGGCATGAAGTGTTCAGCCGTCGCGGCGGTATGTATTTCGGCATCGCCCACTTGCTCGGTTATCCGGTGAGCTACAAGCAGCCGCTGTACCGCTTCGCCGATTTCAACGCCGGTTGGTACGCCAGTCGAAACGCCGCATTTCAGAATGCGGTGAGCCGTGCTTCGGGGATTCCTCTGGCGCTGGACGGTGATCTGGTGCGCTACGACTCGATCATGCCCGGCACCACGGAACTGGCCGTGCGCACCCTCGGCAAGCAACTGGGCATGCGCAATCCGACGATTCGGGATCAACTGGAGAAGGGCAAAAGCCTCGAGTTCGAGGACAGCACGTTGTATCAGCGGGTTTTCGAATTGGCCGAGAAGGCCGAAGGCCGTTCATTGCCGCGAGCGGTATTGCCGGGGATTGCGTTGCAGAGCCCGAAAATCACCCGAAAACTCACCACGGCGTGGTTTGCCAAGCGAGTCGACGAGCGTTATCAGCGCTGCATGGCGCTGGCGGGGAAGTGA
- a CDS encoding FAD-dependent oxidoreductase: MNRSDVLIIGAGPTGLVLALWLSKLGIRVRIIDKTSAPGTTSRALAVQARTLELYRQLDLNEAVIHKGHRVAAANFWVKGEPVARLPLGRIGEGLTPYAFLEIFPQDEHEQLLIERLEAFGIRVERNTELESFEETGDGITARLRLPDGQEETCQACYLAGCDGARSRVRKTLDTGFPGGTYQQIFYVADVQASGPALNGELHLDLDEADFLAVFPLAGEGRARLIGTVRDERAEHVETLRFEDVSTRAIEHLKVQIEQVNWFSTYRVHHRVADHFRSGRAFLLGDAAHVHSPAGGQGMNTGIGDAINLAWKLAAVLSGGAAPHLLDTYETERIAFARKLVATTDRVFSFVTAEGRMADLLRTRLAPFLLPKMASFEASREFLFRTVSQITLNYRGMPLSTGVAGHVHGGDRLPWAHDGEGDNFGPLKCPNWQVHVYGDTSDEMIAWCNEHHLPLHVFDWRPAFETSGLGRNGFYLLRPDTYVAVAESCSDPKVIERYFRDRGIRPYFGPH, translated from the coding sequence ATGAACCGTAGCGACGTACTGATCATCGGCGCCGGTCCCACCGGTCTGGTGCTCGCGCTGTGGCTGAGCAAACTGGGGATCCGCGTGCGGATTATCGACAAGACCTCGGCCCCCGGCACCACTTCACGGGCGTTGGCCGTGCAGGCGCGCACACTGGAACTGTATCGCCAGCTCGACCTCAACGAGGCCGTGATACACAAAGGGCATCGCGTGGCGGCGGCCAACTTCTGGGTCAAGGGCGAACCCGTGGCGCGCTTGCCGTTGGGCCGGATTGGCGAGGGTCTGACGCCGTATGCATTCCTGGAAATTTTTCCCCAGGACGAGCACGAACAATTGCTGATTGAACGCCTGGAAGCCTTTGGCATCCGGGTCGAGCGCAACACCGAACTGGAGAGCTTCGAAGAAACCGGCGATGGCATCACCGCGCGGCTGCGCCTGCCCGATGGTCAAGAGGAAACCTGTCAGGCCTGTTACCTCGCCGGCTGCGACGGTGCCCGCTCGCGGGTGCGCAAAACCCTCGATACCGGATTTCCCGGCGGCACCTACCAGCAGATTTTCTACGTGGCCGACGTGCAGGCCAGCGGGCCGGCGCTCAATGGCGAGCTGCACCTGGACCTCGATGAAGCAGACTTTCTCGCGGTGTTTCCCCTCGCCGGCGAAGGTCGCGCGCGGTTGATCGGCACCGTTCGCGACGAACGCGCCGAGCACGTGGAAACCCTGCGATTCGAAGACGTCAGCACCCGCGCCATCGAACACTTGAAAGTGCAGATCGAGCAGGTGAACTGGTTCTCGACCTACCGTGTGCATCATCGGGTGGCCGATCACTTTCGCAGCGGTCGCGCGTTTCTATTGGGCGACGCGGCCCATGTCCACAGCCCGGCGGGCGGCCAGGGCATGAACACCGGCATCGGCGATGCCATCAACCTCGCCTGGAAACTCGCGGCCGTGTTGAGCGGCGGTGCTGCCCCGCATCTGCTCGACACGTATGAAACCGAGCGCATCGCCTTTGCCCGCAAACTGGTCGCCACCACCGACCGGGTGTTCAGTTTTGTCACCGCCGAAGGACGCATGGCAGATTTGCTGCGTACCCGTCTGGCGCCGTTCCTGCTGCCGAAAATGGCTTCGTTCGAGGCCTCCCGGGAATTCCTGTTTCGTACGGTGTCGCAGATCACCCTCAACTATCGTGGAATGCCATTGAGCACCGGCGTCGCCGGGCACGTTCACGGAGGTGACCGCTTGCCGTGGGCACATGATGGTGAAGGGGATAACTTCGGGCCGCTGAAGTGCCCGAACTGGCAGGTGCATGTGTACGGCGACACCAGCGACGAAATGATTGCCTGGTGCAATGAACATCACTTGCCGTTGCATGTGTTTGACTGGCGACCGGCGTTTGAAACATCCGGCCTTGGGCGCAACGGGTTTTATTTGTTGCGGCCGGATACCTACGTGGCGGTGGCCGAGTCGTGCTCGGATCCGAAGGTGATCGAACGGTACTTCCGGGATCGCGGGATACGGCCGTATTTTGGCCCTCACTGA
- the hemB gene encoding porphobilinogen synthase, with the protein MSSQFPEARPRRLRRNASLRSLFQETEFSLNDLVLPIFVEEEIDDFVPIKSMPGVMRIPESKLAGEIERYARAGIKSVMTFGVSHHLDSSGSDTWSDNGLVSRMARIAKDAVPEMIVMSDTCFCEYTDHGHCGVLHNHEVDNDQTLINLGKQAVAAARAGADVIAPSAAMDGQVQAIRRALDAAGFTQTAIMAYSTKFASALYGPFREAGGSALKGDRKSYQMNPMNRREAVRESLMDEQEGADALMVKPAGAYLDIIRDIREVSRLPLSAYQVSGEYAMIKFGAQAGAIDEDRVVRESLGAIKRAGADLIFTYFAMDLALAGI; encoded by the coding sequence ATGTCCAGTCAGTTCCCCGAAGCACGTCCACGCCGTCTGCGCCGCAATGCGAGCCTGCGCAGCCTGTTCCAGGAAACCGAGTTCAGCTTGAACGATCTGGTGCTGCCGATTTTCGTCGAGGAAGAAATCGACGACTTCGTGCCGATCAAAAGCATGCCCGGTGTGATGCGGATTCCGGAATCGAAACTGGCCGGCGAGATCGAGCGCTATGCCCGTGCGGGGATCAAGTCGGTGATGACCTTCGGCGTGTCCCATCATCTGGACAGCAGCGGCAGCGACACCTGGAGCGACAATGGCCTGGTCTCGCGCATGGCGCGCATCGCCAAGGACGCGGTGCCGGAGATGATCGTGATGTCCGACACCTGCTTCTGCGAATACACCGACCACGGTCACTGCGGCGTGTTGCACAACCACGAAGTCGATAATGACCAGACCCTGATCAACCTCGGCAAACAAGCCGTCGCGGCAGCCCGTGCCGGTGCCGATGTGATCGCGCCGTCGGCGGCCATGGACGGGCAGGTCCAGGCGATTCGCCGGGCGCTGGACGCCGCCGGTTTCACCCAGACCGCGATCATGGCCTATTCGACCAAATTCGCCTCGGCGCTCTACGGCCCGTTCCGCGAAGCCGGCGGCAGCGCACTCAAGGGCGACCGCAAAAGCTATCAAATGAACCCGATGAACCGCCGCGAAGCGGTGCGTGAATCGCTGATGGACGAGCAGGAAGGCGCCGACGCGCTGATGGTCAAGCCGGCCGGCGCGTACCTGGACATCATCCGCGACATTCGCGAGGTTTCGCGCCTGCCGCTGTCGGCGTACCAGGTCAGCGGCGAGTACGCGATGATCAAGTTCGGCGCACAGGCCGGGGCCATCGATGAGGACCGCGTGGTGCGCGAGAGTCTCGGTGCGATCAAACGGGCGGGGGCGGATTTGATCTTCACCTACTTCGCGATGGACCTGGCCCTGGCCGGGATCTGA
- a CDS encoding PhzF family phenazine biosynthesis protein, with translation MHAFDFKQVDVFSRVALKGNPLAVVFGADELSDERMAAFATWTNLSETTFILAPQDPRADYRVRIFTTLNELPFAGHPTLGTCHAWLEAGGVPKGEEIIQECGVGLVRVRRQGAELAFLAPPLLKTGPVQAELVERVRRGLRLEPGAIVRAQWVDNGAGWLAVMVEDRQQVLDLQPDHSQMLGLAVGVIAPWHPERDGDDAQFEVRAFISGDGMPEDPATGSLNAGIAQWLLSEGLAPASYVVSQGLTMGRAGRIAVERIGDEIWIGGSVVTCITGTLNI, from the coding sequence ATGCACGCATTCGATTTCAAGCAAGTAGATGTCTTCAGCCGCGTTGCGCTCAAGGGCAATCCGTTGGCCGTGGTGTTCGGCGCCGATGAGCTCAGCGATGAGCGCATGGCGGCGTTCGCCACCTGGACGAATCTCAGTGAAACCACGTTCATCCTCGCCCCGCAGGACCCTCGGGCCGATTACCGGGTGCGGATTTTCACCACCCTGAACGAATTGCCGTTCGCCGGTCACCCGACCCTGGGCACCTGCCATGCCTGGCTCGAAGCCGGTGGCGTGCCCAAGGGCGAGGAGATCATTCAGGAATGCGGCGTGGGCCTGGTGCGGGTGCGCCGGCAAGGCGCGGAACTGGCCTTTCTCGCACCGCCACTGCTCAAGACCGGGCCGGTGCAGGCGGAGCTGGTGGAGCGGGTACGACGCGGGCTCCGACTGGAACCGGGCGCCATCGTGCGGGCGCAGTGGGTCGATAACGGCGCGGGTTGGCTGGCGGTGATGGTCGAGGATCGCCAGCAGGTGCTGGACCTGCAGCCGGACCATTCGCAGATGCTCGGCCTCGCGGTCGGTGTGATTGCGCCGTGGCATCCAGAGCGTGACGGCGATGACGCACAGTTCGAAGTGCGGGCGTTCATTTCCGGCGACGGCATGCCGGAAGATCCCGCCACCGGCAGCCTGAATGCCGGCATCGCCCAATGGCTGCTCAGCGAAGGGCTGGCGCCGGCGTCTTATGTGGTGAGTCAGGGTCTGACCATGGGGCGGGCCGGGCGCATTGCGGTCGAGCGGATTGGCGATGAGATCTGGATTGGTGGTTCTGTAGTTACGTGCATTACCGGCACGCTGAACATCTAA
- a CDS encoding glutathione binding-like protein, whose protein sequence is MTDLSAFPITQKWPAQYPEWIQLYSLPTPNGVKVSIMLEEIGLPYEPHRVGFDTSDQLSPEFLSLNPNNKIPAILDPHGPDDLPLPLFESGAILIYLADKSGQLLAQESAARYETIQWLMFQMGGIGPMFGQLGFFNKFAGKDYEDKRPRDRYVEESKRLLKVLDGRLQGRDWIMGERYTIADIATFPWVRNLIGFYEAGDLVGIKDFPNVTRVLERFLARPAVMRGLEIPK, encoded by the coding sequence ATGACCGATCTGTCTGCTTTCCCTATCACTCAAAAATGGCCAGCCCAATACCCTGAGTGGATTCAGCTCTATTCGTTGCCGACCCCCAACGGCGTCAAGGTGTCGATCATGCTCGAAGAGATCGGCCTGCCCTACGAGCCGCATCGCGTGGGCTTCGACACCAGCGACCAGCTGTCGCCCGAGTTTCTGTCGCTGAACCCCAACAACAAGATCCCGGCGATCCTCGACCCCCACGGGCCGGACGACCTGCCGCTGCCGTTGTTCGAGTCCGGGGCGATTCTGATTTACCTCGCCGACAAGAGCGGGCAGTTGCTGGCCCAGGAATCGGCTGCGCGTTACGAGACGATCCAGTGGTTGATGTTTCAGATGGGTGGTATCGGGCCGATGTTCGGCCAGCTCGGTTTTTTCAACAAATTCGCCGGCAAGGACTACGAAGACAAACGCCCTCGGGATCGTTATGTCGAGGAAAGTAAACGTTTGTTAAAAGTGCTTGATGGACGTCTGCAGGGGCGTGACTGGATCATGGGCGAGCGCTACACCATCGCCGATATCGCGACATTCCCGTGGGTGCGCAACCTGATCGGCTTCTATGAGGCGGGCGATCTGGTGGGCATCAAGGATTTCCCGAACGTGACGCGGGTGTTGGAGCGCTTCCTGGCGCGGCCGGCGGTGATGCGCGGGCTGGAAATTCCCAAGTAA
- a CDS encoding quinone oxidoreductase family protein, with protein MKALQFDKTGDLSALRFVEVPTPVPGADEVLVQIKAAGLNPSDVKNVLGRFPYTTLPRIPGRDFAGVVVEGPQALIGQEVWGTGRELGFFADGSHAQFVKLPANGVARKPTHLSFAQAASLGVPYTTAWDALERSLVNAQTRLLVIGGGAVGSAALALAKVRGAQVLAAARRPEQVKDLQAQGYQTLQLDKPEDLGAQVNAVYTGGADVIFDTTGFWLPASVPALAAFGRIAIIAAPVDGQVQLPALALYRKGGSVVGINSLLYGVQACAAMLDQFGRFFDQDLLPLPQGLFESPLAEGLERYAEVNQGSGDKVILLP; from the coding sequence ATGAAAGCATTGCAGTTCGACAAAACCGGCGACCTTTCGGCCCTGCGCTTTGTCGAGGTTCCGACCCCCGTGCCCGGCGCCGATGAAGTGCTGGTGCAAATCAAGGCCGCCGGCCTCAATCCCAGTGATGTGAAGAATGTGCTGGGGCGTTTTCCCTACACCACGTTGCCGCGCATTCCCGGGCGTGATTTTGCGGGTGTAGTCGTCGAAGGCCCGCAGGCGCTGATCGGTCAGGAAGTGTGGGGCACCGGCCGTGAACTGGGCTTTTTCGCCGACGGCTCCCATGCGCAATTCGTCAAGCTGCCGGCCAATGGCGTGGCGCGCAAACCGACGCACCTGAGTTTTGCCCAGGCCGCCAGCCTCGGCGTGCCTTACACCACGGCGTGGGATGCGCTGGAGCGCAGCCTGGTGAACGCACAAACGCGGTTATTGGTGATCGGTGGCGGGGCGGTCGGCAGTGCTGCGCTGGCGCTGGCCAAGGTGCGTGGCGCCCAGGTGCTGGCGGCGGCGCGTCGGCCGGAGCAGGTCAAGGACTTGCAGGCTCAGGGGTATCAGACGTTGCAGCTGGATAAACCCGAGGATTTGGGCGCGCAGGTGAATGCGGTCTACACCGGCGGCGCCGACGTGATTTTTGACACCACCGGGTTCTGGCTACCGGCCTCCGTCCCCGCGCTGGCCGCGTTCGGTCGCATCGCGATCATCGCCGCGCCGGTGGATGGCCAGGTGCAATTGCCGGCCCTGGCGCTGTATCGCAAGGGCGGTTCGGTGGTGGGGATCAACTCGTTGCTATACGGCGTGCAAGCGTGCGCGGCGATGCTCGATCAGTTCGGCCGGTTCTTCGACCAGGACCTGTTGCCGTTGCCACAAGGGTTGTTCGAATCGCCACTGGCCGAAGGGCTGGAACGTTACGCCGAAGTGAATCAGGGCAGTGGCGACAAAGTCATCCTGCTGCCATAA
- a CDS encoding DUF1427 family protein has product MSYLISLVIGLGVGLLYGALDFRSPAPPAIALVGLLGMLAGEKLWPMGRQLVTGWIS; this is encoded by the coding sequence ATGAGCTACCTCATCTCGCTGGTCATCGGTCTGGGCGTCGGTTTGCTTTACGGCGCGCTGGATTTTCGTTCCCCCGCACCACCGGCCATCGCGCTGGTGGGCCTGCTGGGCATGCTCGCCGGTGAAAAGTTGTGGCCCATGGGGCGGCAACTGGTCACTGGCTGGATCTCCTGA
- a CDS encoding AraC family transcriptional regulator encodes MALAAPPDLSDTDVPVQPLARTYPRGLFIEPHEHVWGQLLYAMSGVMWVETPHEALVVPPQRAVWLPPGVPHGIRVVSDLQMRNIYLRPALAATLDDTVQVIEVGGLLRELIVGLVEQGDDGAPEYYEALVGLALLELRRARRSLLKIPLPDDSDRRLMNLCQAVMAAPSLDVSFEQHAQNAGASVRTLARLFKDGLGMGFAEWRRQVQLATAVAELIQGAPVSAIARELGYSPSSFSDMFRRELGVAPSQFCTNL; translated from the coding sequence ATGGCCCTTGCCGCGCCCCCCGACCTGAGTGACACCGATGTGCCCGTGCAACCGCTGGCGCGCACCTATCCGCGCGGGCTGTTCATCGAGCCCCACGAGCATGTCTGGGGCCAGTTGTTGTATGCGATGAGCGGGGTGATGTGGGTCGAAACGCCGCATGAGGCGCTGGTGGTGCCGCCGCAACGGGCGGTGTGGTTGCCGCCGGGCGTGCCTCACGGCATTCGCGTGGTCTCGGACCTGCAGATGCGCAACATCTACCTGCGTCCGGCATTGGCGGCGACGCTGGACGACACGGTCCAGGTGATCGAAGTGGGCGGGTTGCTGCGTGAACTCATCGTCGGGCTGGTGGAGCAGGGCGACGACGGCGCGCCGGAGTATTACGAGGCGCTGGTCGGGCTGGCACTGCTGGAACTGCGGCGAGCCAGGCGTTCGCTGTTGAAAATCCCGTTGCCGGATGATTCCGACCGGCGCCTGATGAACCTGTGTCAGGCTGTCATGGCCGCGCCATCGCTGGACGTTTCCTTCGAACAACACGCGCAAAACGCCGGGGCCAGCGTGCGGACCCTGGCGCGGCTGTTCAAGGACGGTCTGGGCATGGGCTTCGCCGAGTGGCGGCGACAAGTGCAACTGGCGACTGCGGTCGCGGAGCTGATCCAGGGGGCGCCGGTCAGTGCGATTGCCCGGGAGCTGGGCTACTCGCCGAGCAGCTTCAGTGACATGTTCCGTCGGGAACTGGGTGTCGCGCCCTCGCAGTTCTGCACGAACCTGTAG
- a CDS encoding DUF6555 family protein, whose translation MNNAKLFVIEYTLHGVPKSFIIRLDKMDNAQAWHWASCDAGVGRIPRFGREKVQKTSKPMAEKFGVENVTWRPAS comes from the coding sequence ATGAATAACGCAAAACTTTTCGTCATTGAATACACCCTTCATGGCGTCCCAAAGTCTTTCATCATTCGCCTGGACAAAATGGACAATGCGCAGGCTTGGCATTGGGCTAGTTGCGACGCCGGCGTGGGCCGAATCCCGCGCTTTGGAAGGGAGAAAGTGCAAAAGACCAGCAAGCCGATGGCGGAAAAATTCGGCGTGGAAAATGTCACTTGGCGGCCAGCAAGCTAA
- a CDS encoding metallothionein has translation MIDSESKCDCKNCNCKLGQHPIARHGKHYCCEACAKHHEHGEECVHKDCKCAQH, from the coding sequence ATGATCGATAGCGAAAGCAAATGCGACTGCAAGAATTGCAACTGCAAACTGGGCCAGCATCCGATCGCACGTCACGGCAAGCACTACTGCTGCGAAGCCTGCGCCAAACACCATGAACACGGTGAAGAATGCGTGCACAAAGACTGCAAGTGCGCCCAACACTGA
- a CDS encoding DMT family transporter: MNLIILLAVVVAAGAVLSVQAAINGRLGETVGVLRSSLLTFVVGAVSTGLLILFFEPAHAVSLLDVPKWQLSGALFGVVYMMVMVGAVPRVGTAVATVAVIVGQLGMGMLIDNFGWLGNPQIELSGSRILAMVLLGLALVFMYRSNTRQA, from the coding sequence ATTAATCTGATTATTTTGTTGGCGGTGGTCGTGGCTGCCGGTGCGGTGTTGAGTGTTCAGGCCGCCATCAATGGGCGTCTGGGCGAAACGGTCGGTGTGCTGCGCAGCAGTTTGTTGACGTTCGTGGTGGGTGCGGTGAGCACCGGGTTGCTGATCCTGTTTTTCGAGCCGGCCCATGCCGTGAGCCTGCTGGACGTGCCGAAATGGCAGCTCAGCGGCGCGCTGTTCGGCGTGGTGTACATGATGGTGATGGTGGGGGCGGTGCCACGGGTGGGTACGGCGGTGGCGACGGTCGCGGTGATCGTCGGGCAGTTGGGCATGGGGATGCTGATCGATAACTTCGGCTGGCTGGGCAACCCGCAGATCGAACTGTCCGGCAGCCGGATACTGGCGATGGTGCTGCTCGGGTTGGCGCTGGTGTTCATGTATCGCAGCAATACCCGCCAGGCCTGA
- a CDS encoding DMT family transporter produces the protein MQSSSIDIAVTPATQPGLRLLLLPLVILAGMGLSVEAGLLGPLGVQVGHLWATLSIFGVGSAILFFLLLLSGPQKGPAFSDLPRWQLIGGFLGPIYVVVLTLATPYIGIAMTMIAILSGQVGKSVLIDHFGWFGATRKKVNGERWLALLLIVAALVLIARG, from the coding sequence ATGCAATCTTCTTCAATCGATATCGCTGTCACACCGGCAACCCAACCCGGGTTGCGGCTTTTGCTGCTGCCTTTGGTGATCCTGGCCGGTATGGGCCTGTCCGTGGAGGCCGGTCTGCTCGGGCCGCTGGGGGTTCAGGTCGGTCACTTGTGGGCGACGTTGAGCATCTTCGGCGTCGGCTCGGCGATCCTGTTTTTCCTGCTGTTGCTCAGCGGCCCGCAAAAGGGACCGGCCTTCAGCGACTTGCCGCGCTGGCAGTTGATCGGCGGTTTTCTCGGGCCGATCTACGTGGTGGTGCTGACCCTGGCCACGCCGTACATCGGCATTGCGATGACGATGATCGCGATCCTGTCCGGGCAGGTCGGTAAAAGCGTGCTGATCGACCACTTCGGCTGGTTCGGCGCCACTCGTAAAAAGGTCAACGGTGAACGTTGGCTGGCCTTGCTGCTGATTGTGGCGGCACTTGTTCTGATTGCGCGGGGTTAA
- a CDS encoding LysR family transcriptional regulator has translation MHGLNELGFKALRLFVAVLDHGSFSEVARREGLAPSSISRQIQLMEQALSQQLLYRHTRAVTPTEAGRLLGEHARLVLVQLEEAEQALQEQQSEPSGLVRINAPVVFGQRHLTPWLGQLCERYPKLQLDIQQTDSYVAPLQEGADLLFRIGPLHDSSMQARILAPQRFQVAASPAYLKRHGTPLHPEDLAAHQCLAYKGVAGQQRWFFRQGQQDWRPYSVKGPITGNHADTLTQAAEQGLGLVMFPSWLIGEAVRNGTLVPVLGEYQVSNSLEPQQIAVLWPGSRRLSVKVRTVIDFYVECFGTVPYWDRP, from the coding sequence ATGCACGGCCTCAACGAATTGGGTTTCAAGGCACTTCGGCTGTTTGTCGCGGTACTCGACCACGGCAGCTTCTCTGAAGTCGCCCGCCGCGAAGGCCTGGCGCCGTCGTCGATTTCCCGGCAGATCCAGTTGATGGAACAGGCGCTGAGCCAGCAATTGCTTTACCGCCACACCCGCGCGGTCACGCCGACAGAGGCCGGACGCTTGCTCGGCGAGCATGCGCGATTGGTGCTGGTGCAGTTGGAGGAAGCCGAACAGGCGTTGCAGGAACAACAAAGCGAGCCGAGCGGACTGGTGCGGATCAACGCGCCGGTGGTGTTTGGCCAGCGGCACCTGACGCCCTGGCTGGGGCAACTGTGCGAGCGTTACCCGAAATTGCAGCTGGATATCCAGCAGACCGACAGCTACGTCGCACCGTTACAGGAAGGTGCCGACCTGCTGTTTCGCATCGGCCCGCTGCACGATTCGAGCATGCAGGCGCGGATTCTGGCGCCTCAACGCTTTCAGGTGGCGGCGAGCCCGGCGTACTTGAAACGCCATGGCACACCGTTGCATCCCGAAGACCTCGCGGCGCATCAATGCCTGGCCTACAAAGGCGTGGCCGGCCAGCAACGCTGGTTTTTCCGCCAGGGTCAGCAGGACTGGAGGCCCTACTCGGTGAAGGGACCGATCACCGGCAACCACGCCGACACCCTCACACAGGCCGCCGAACAAGGCCTGGGCCTGGTGATGTTTCCGTCGTGGCTGATTGGTGAAGCGGTGCGCAACGGCACGCTGGTGCCGGTGCTGGGGGAATATCAGGTGTCCAACAGCCTTGAGCCGCAACAGATCGCCGTGCTCTGGCCCGGGAGCCGGCGGTTGTCGGTGAAGGTAAGGACGGTGATTGATTTCTATGTCGAATGCTTCGGGACCGTGCCGTATTGGGACAGGCCTTAA
- a CDS encoding methyl-accepting chemotaxis protein: MTSQLTGLVNQVSDQAQRSDQAMERQRHETDQVATAINEMSAAAQEVAKSAQNAAVAAQQTDEEGQTAKRVVAGSIVKIHALVDDIRSSGVSLDSLQKDVSSIVSVLGVIRSIAEQTNLLALNAAIEAARAGEAGRGFAVVADEVRALASRTQISTQEIQGMIDRLQAGTQSAVEAMRRSSEAGDGTSMQANEAGASLDTMAQLIGTINSMNAQIASAAEEQTAVAEEINRSVHQIAVAVDNVAGETQLGAQTSRSLADLGQRLGTLVGQFRI, translated from the coding sequence ATGACCTCGCAATTGACCGGGCTGGTGAATCAGGTCTCCGATCAGGCCCAGCGTTCGGATCAGGCGATGGAGCGTCAGCGTCACGAGACCGATCAGGTGGCCACGGCGATCAACGAAATGTCGGCCGCCGCGCAAGAAGTGGCGAAAAGTGCACAAAACGCCGCAGTGGCGGCGCAGCAGACCGACGAAGAAGGCCAGACGGCCAAGCGTGTGGTGGCCGGCAGCATCGTCAAGATCCATGCGTTGGTCGACGATATTCGCAGCAGCGGCGTGTCCCTCGACAGCCTGCAAAAGGACGTGTCATCGATTGTCAGCGTGCTCGGGGTGATCCGTTCGATTGCCGAGCAGACCAACCTGTTGGCGCTCAACGCCGCCATTGAAGCGGCCCGTGCCGGTGAGGCCGGTCGCGGTTTTGCGGTAGTGGCCGACGAAGTCCGTGCGCTGGCCAGCCGCACGCAAATCAGCACCCAGGAAATCCAGGGCATGATCGACCGCTTGCAGGCCGGCACCCAGTCGGCGGTGGAAGCGATGCGCCGCTCCAGCGAGGCCGGCGACGGTACGTCCATGCAGGCCAACGAAGCCGGCGCCTCGCTGGACACCATGGCTCAACTGATCGGCACCATCAACTCGATGAACGCGCAGATCGCCAGCGCCGCCGAGGAGCAGACCGCCGTGGCCGAAGAGATCAACCGCAGCGTGCATCAGATCGCGGTGGCCGTGGACAACGTGGCCGGCGAAACCCAACTCGGCGCCCAGACGTCCCGCAGCCTGGCTGATCTTGGCCAGCGCCTCGGCACTCTGGTCGGCCAGTTCCGCATCTGA